One segment of Ascochyta rabiei chromosome 7, complete sequence DNA contains the following:
- a CDS encoding formin-binding protein produces MPGTPVSEVPSVSLSFANNFWGKDDAGVGPMLDRMHFAKVTNDELKAFYAARAAIEEDYSKKLLQLSRKPLGSSETGTLRMSCDVIRAEVESMGKAHQSVAQQMHTELEEPLQAFAGGMKERRKIVQNGIEKLLKLKMQQTATVNKARDRYEQDCLKIKGFLAQAHMVMGHEERKNKARLEKTQINLSTTSAEYEAAVKVLEETTGRWNRDWKAACDKFQDLEEERIDYTKSSLWNFANIASTVCVSDDGSCEKMRLSLEDCDVEKDITNFITDSGTGQEIPDPPKFINFCRGDAETSSQVSDDENYSVAQFARTMNPSYRASSPPISVFESHHDPNNPLARELGLQHDTQPIAIPQDQINVPPPRQPAEPQQVPRPSTASRTVQPDPRLVQAQQQARQQYQQSQAPYNDYPADGMTQFCRPAAQSDRSTISSPIRPPSRDSHSDHSDLNSFSSVEPPSGSASPGKPMPPSSFPESSPVEETSFQKKRVFFNSPFGRRKSKPEVETLASITPTSRNTWAPASRQNTNENVSPTRPLARANRQPMVQDATRSASPEPVDPRANFQLNVGNNVFDVASPDKKKQQQQNQQEPLEELDPIAAALEELRGVTKQGTLRVSADKFHGLATPQPPATPAVGTKIPGGAPTPLTNVNLNAAKRGTPPPSYEQPPMSRLGAPKPAHTARQMQKTTEMYVNQKANVFNGNAGSRPPTRGTTQQEPPRATSPAPNRATSPRPSLYTAQQRSSQGQAPASPSTYRPAQRQQQSPAPTASYNRSASPNPYAASTASGRPRAQTATAPAQAYGTPVGRNSYSSTRGASPAMNSMPRAASPQPPQPAYAQSRPGSRAAPSSRAVSPQPAFRQSNDRPPSSHSGVAMSMAGSERGDGSVYGGSIRGRPQSSYYGGGGGGSGSSVRAESRARSKSLAEPKNYNRDGRIILNYSRAMYSYTAQIPEELAFQKGDILAVLRLQDDGWWEAEAVGKNGRPGLVPSNYLQPC; encoded by the exons ATGCCAGGCACACCGGTATCAGAGGTGCCTTCGGTATCTCTTTCCT TTGCCAACAACTTCTGGGGCAAAGACGATGCCGGCGTTGGGCCCATGCTGGACCGCATGCACTTTGCCAAGGTCACCAACGACGAGCTGAAAGCCTTCTACGCGGCCCGAGCAGCCATCGAGGAAGACTACTCCAAGAAGCTGCTGCAGCTTTCTCGAAAGCCCCTCGGGTCCTCAGAAACAGGCACCCTGCGAATGTCGTGCGATGTCATACGGGCCGAGGTCGAGTCCATGGGCAAGGCCCACCAGAGCGTCGCCCAGCAGATGCACACAGAGCTGGAGGAGCCGCTGCAAGCGTTCGCAGGCGGCATGAAGGAGCGCAGGAAGATTGTGCAAAACGGCATAGAGAAGCTCTTGAAGCTCAAGATGCAGCAGACAGCCACAGTCAACAAGGCACGCGATCGCTACGAACAGGACTGTTTGAAGATCAAGGGTTTCCTTGCACAGGCGCACATGGTCATGGGCCACGAGGAGCGGAAGAACAAGGCCAGGCTGGAGAAGACGCAGATCAACCTGTCCACCACAAGCGCAGAGTACGAAGCCGCAGTGAAGGTGCTAGAGGAGACAACGGGTCGCTGGAACAGGGATTGGAAGGCCGCCTGCGAC AAATTCCAGGATCTCGAAGAGGAGCGCATTGATTACACCAAGAGCAGCTTGTGGAACTTTGCAAACATCGCCTCGACAGTGTGCGTCAGTGACGACGGTTCGTGCGAGAAGATGCGTCTGTCGCTCGAGGACTGCGATGTAGAGAAGGACATTACCAACTTCATCACCGACAGTGGAACCGGTCAGGAGATACCCGATCCGCCAAAGTTCATCAACTTCTGCCGTGGAGACGCCGAAACCTCGTCACAAGTATCCGATGATGAGAACTACTCCGTGGCGCAGTTTGCAAGGACTATGAATCCGTCGTACCGCGCTTCGTCTCCACCAATCTCGGTCTTCGAATCCCACCATGACCCCAACAATCCTTTGGCAAGGGAATTGGGCTTGCAGCACGACACCCAACCAATTGCCATTCCGCAGGATCAGATCAACGTCCCACCACCACGACAGCCTGCCGAGCCACAGCAGGTACCTCGTCCCTCGACAGCCTCTCGCACAGTGCAGCCTGACCCACGTCTGGTGCAAGCACAACAGCAAGCACGTCAACAGTACCAGCAAAGTCAGGCCCCGTACAATGACTACCCGGCAGACGGCATGACGCAGTTCTGTCGACCTGCAGCACAGTCTGATCGGAGCACCATCTCAAGTCCGATCCGGCCTCCAAGCCGAGACTCGCACAGTGACCACTCGGATTTGAACTCCTTCTCCAGTGTCGAGCCACCCAGTGGGTCAGCATCGCCTGGCAAGCCAATGCCACCATCCTCATTCCCTGAGTCGAGTCCTGTAGAGGAGACTTCTTTCCAAAAGAAACGGGTTTTTTTCAACAGTCCTTTTGGCCGCAGGAAGAGCAAGCCTGAGGTTGAGACACTAGCATCGATCACACCGACAAGCCGCAACACATGGGCTCCTGCATCGCGACAGAATACCAACGAAAATGTCAGCCCCACTCGCCCACTTGCTAGGGCTAACCGTCAGCCCATGGTACAAGATGCTACGCGATCTGCCAGTCCTGAGCCAGTCGACCCACGGGCCAACTTCCAGTTGAACGTAGGGAACAATGTGTTCGACGTGGCGTCGCCTGACAAGaagaaacagcaacagcagaaCCAGCAGGAGCCGCTTGAGGAGCTCGATCCCATTGCAGCGGCTCTCGAAGAACTCAGAGGCGTCACAAAGCAAGGCACTCTGCGTGTGTCTGCCGACAAGTTCCACGGCCTGGCCACACCGCAGCCTCCAGCCACGCCCGCTGTTGGCACAAAGATACCAGGAGGTGCGCCGACGCCGTTGACCAACGTGAACTTGAACGCCGCGAAGCGCGGCACACCACCACCGTCTTACGAGCAACCACCAATGTCCCGTCTTGGCGCTCCTAAACCAGCACATACCGCCCGCCAGATGCAGAAGACGACCGAGATGTATGTGAATCAAAAAGCGAACGTGTTCAATGGTAACGCCGGATCACGACCCCCAACACGAGGCACCACTCAGCAAGAGCCTCCACGGGCGACATCTCCTGCACCAAATCGTGCTACTAGCCCGAGACCTAGTCTATACACAGCACAACAACGGTCGTCGCAGGGCCAAGCACCTGCATCGCCGTCCACTTACCGACCTGCCCAGCGTCAACAACAGTCGCCTGCTCCTACTGCTAGCTACAATCGTTCAGCATCGCCAAACCCATATGCGGCCTCGACTGCTAGTGGACGACCACGCGCGCAAACTGCTACTGCCCCAGCTCAAGCCTATGGTACTCCAGTTGGGCGCAACTCGTATTCATCCACGCGAGGTGCTTCTCCTGCTATGAACTCGATGCCCCGGGCAGCATCGCCACAGCCACCACAGCCAGCCTACGCGCAGTCGCGACCAGGATCTCGCGCGGCTCCTAGCTCTCGAGCTGTCAGTCCTCAACCAGCATTCCGCCAGTCGAACGACCGACCACCCAGCTCGCACAGTGGAGTGGCGATGTCTATGGCAGGCAGCGAACGAGGTGACGGATCTGTGTATGGTGGCAGTATACGCGGCCGACCACAGAGTTCGTACTACGGGGGAGGAGGTGGTGGAAGTGGAAGCTCCGTGCGGGCCGAGTCCAGAGCACGCAGCAAGAGTCTGGCAGAGCCGAAGAACTACAACAGGGATGGACGCATCATCTTGAACTACT CTCGTGCAATGTACTCGTACACAGCACAGATCCCTGAAGAACTTGCGTTCCAGAAGGGCGACATTCTTGCCGTGCTTCGCCTCCAAGACGATGGATGGTGGGAAGCAGAGGCCGTGGGTAAGAACGGCAGGCCTGGTCTTGTCCCTTCGAACTACCTACAGCCATGCTGA
- a CDS encoding CCR4-NOT core subunit cdc39 → MSQQHPWGAPRQNQSTRLTPISTSAAHEQRNTPSPSPSGSRQPYSPAASSFPSLPSLPSLPSLPSLPSLPSLPSLPALPALPSASSRLVGSRKSSAASSTSSAHFAAAGQQLPPSQLLSSRSRANVTQPASQLAASAAPGAAVSNSSVAASKLVRASPSSSTLGSPSTATNPSSGAPSQNLSRIVIAQVFLLLSQFGPVKDDKDRSRWDTQTEQIRKLIDSNGMEVFSKYFRRVLQNNAAQVFGTPGRNADPNGSYQILVTEMQKLRKEPEQADKIAESISSSEGDLFRDFDLSTLISHFQMDPLSRTMLALACRKTDLRPKADALLSGLGDDLLLAVAQPGQNDDASPEYVAALIERLLQDPPQGWDEDKKMSLAYAVQLRYQNLHTPVPGPVEAILTLVELTDGSRNPLVKLVQRAGPQSTATVEASKELLASAETRDISYQQVATVLLYLALSTGYNVKNFVAALREHRAGQRLDWQDVVHAFDRDHLRIEKNHFLAIYNALLPIAQENEGFDIQALWGGNWQHDLTHLYFLLCYLACTPQELDVSQIPRLRASYSLETFEGAPDDVKAFAEQAVKHPFVSLDATGALFTMIFRTSETYHTAQIMGIPDLVINPHTAEFLVAAAAVPKPWGALQEQALKQLFDPYFHKKLPIYNFVLYGLWQQDLQWLVDRFVDAYNADPMSLTLILEHAEANNWSETLIRSNTDISLDMAAQAHARGKFEIEPWLQQTIEQAGPLFRRILTNFLTQRASDEMQRVRDDQHSLSLPLAVKTVYPLLWFLAECGLPEHELLPLQRNCIQAYPRLINYGEGVDDIIDANGQSGNALPGDADTKMQEHFKNMYSGESDVRDIISVLKKYKESRDPAEQELFACMIHGLFDEYNCFGEYPLEALATTAVLFGGIINFNLLSRIALQVGLAMVLEAVQEYRPEDSMYKFGLQALLHFSSRLSEWPNYCDQLLIVPGLQGTEIFAKAEEVVGQQEGEVNGDAHNSVGLSNGNGLEDALQQESAVTKFSCLYVDPPLHGELYEEPDEDVQDKVLFVLNNVSERNLRDKINDLTEAVEERHHQWFANYLVEERAKMQPNFQQLYLDMLDLFNNRTLWAEVLRETYVSVVRMLNNDGTLGSTERGHLKNLGSWLGSLTIARDQPIKFRNISFKDLLTEGYDTDRLLLVIPFTCKVLVQAAKSTVFKHPNPWLMEILGVLMELYHFADLKLNQKFEIEVLCKGLDLDHKEIEPTNSIRARPQADEEYLNPMVTDGLDAFGDLSIMSLNRARGPSERFSSAAITAALPDFTNQLQYPPSGNSAVPPAQIKKIFLTAVNQAIQEIIAPVVERSVTIAAISTSQLISKDFAMEPDEEKLRTAAHTVVKALSGALALVTCKEPLRMSIQNNIRIMARDLPEQTLPEGHVVMFVNDNLDLVCNTVEQAAEMSSLAEIDMQVEEAVRMRRMFRNTRPNEPFKDANISPWAFYIPEPYKQTAGGLNREQLAIYEDFGRQARGLPHTNNISQDSGRQVPDVLQDQFVAVPNLPTPGAAPAEPRQPTQQPRLQNLQSAHVPPSQQQLNGYMDGPVPAGGQRGVEDLLVELTQVIKDASEDRISELQPGSSAIHRVFDQLISSIEFAGPNKDSWAFRIAGQVTNHLFSDSLQRLEVEVMAHLLSHLCQLSVTTSRQVLMWLATLHDDDRIFKATVMVALMEVGLMDMHRLNTTVAKAIQERRVAAVEMLSTLMEELLLSEHPSAFRADFALSIDALTNWLAEDPSLEVGKRVIANLQAAPAEVSLTPPATGHKDQLEYIFDEWVHLQLPETPKKTIGAFIYQLHKQDIMQSQETSIEFIRTCIDASVTAYEQEQSLPYGAGNLDTATVKIDALGKLIVDLVAYQEERETGAKESKARYLDQMLVVTVLVLCNHHNTRGDAFNQKVFFRLFSTILFRLNEATKEDTLAEHKGELFLCVARALLILQPSHFQRFTFSWLTLVAHRIFIPAMLEGGQSDERWDVYARLMETLLVFTGQLIKPTGETIMAQNFYRGVLRVLLVIHHDYPEFFVEHHFRLCNSIPMHCTQLRNLIVSAYPSTILEMPDPFTAGLKVDRLENNLQSPVVRTDIVEILSKAGIKTTIDNLLKASEPKAQDIRKVCDAIYFPEAKESGFELVPTTADPALIHALVLYIGVATLGTEATKAPLFDSESSAARLMLRLVKDFHPEAKFHFVSAIANQLRYPNTHTHFFSYALLHLFGSPDDDEETLEIQQTITRVLLERLLVHRPHPWGLIITLLEILKNRTYAFWDLPFVKAAPEVERLLNALFTHAQQSPRPLA, encoded by the exons ATGAGCCAGCAACACCCCTGGGGCGCCCCGAGACAAAACCAGAGCACTCGCCTGACGCCCATCTCCACCAGCGCCGCCCACGAACAGCGCAAcacgccctcgccctcgcccagcGGCTCGCGCCAGCCCTACTCACCCGCCGCCTCCAGCTTCCCCTCGCTGCCCTCGCTGCCCTCGCTGCCTTCGCTGCCCTCGCTGCCCTCACTGCCCTCGCTGCCCTCGCTCCCCGCGCTCCCCGCCCTGCCCTCGGCCTCGTCGCGCCTCGTAGGTAGCCGCAAGTCGTCGGCCGCCTCGTCGACGTCGTCTGCCCACTTTGCAGCCGCAGGACAGCAGCTCCCGCCCAGCCAGCTGCTGTCCTCTCGGTCCCGGGCCAACGTGACCCAGCCCGCCTCGCAGCTGGCCGCCTCTGCCGCCCCCGGTGCAGCTGTGTCCAACAGCAGCGTCGCAGCTTCCAAGCTTGTCCGcgcctcgccctcgtcgaGCACCCTCGGCTCGCCCAGCACGGCCACCAACCCCTCCTCCGGTGCTCCGTCACAGAACCTCTCGCGCATTGTCATCGCCCAGGTCTTCCTGCTGCTCAGCCAATTCGGCCCCGTCAAGGACGACAAGGACCGCTCCAGGTGGGATACACAGACCGAGCAGATCAGGAAG CTGATTGATTCAAACGGCATGGAGGTGTTTTCAAAGTACTTCCGCCGCGTGCTGCAGAACAATGCAGCACAAGTCTTCGGCACGCCCGGCCGCAACGCCGACCCCAACGGCAGCTACCAGATCCTCGTGACTGAGATGCAGAAACTGCGAAAGGAACCAGAGCAAGCAGACAAGATCGCGGAATCCATAAGCTCCAGCGAAGGAGACCTGTTCCGCGACTTCGACCTGTCCACCCTCATCTCCCACTTCCAAATGGACCCTTTGTCGAGAACAATGCTCGCACTTGCCTGCAGAAAGACCGACCTGAGACCCAAAG CGGATGCACTGCTTTCAGGCCTCGGCGACGACCTGCTGTTGGCTGTTGCTCAGCCTGGTCAAAATGACGACGCGAGTCCAGAATACGTTGCCGCACTCATCGAGCGCCTTTTGCAAGACCCACCGCAAGGATGGGACGAGGACAAGAAAATGAGCCTTGCCTATGCTGTCCAGCTCCGCTACCAGAACCTCCACACGCCGGTACCGGGCCCAGTCGAGGCGATACTCACCCTCGTTGAGCTCACAGATGGTTCACGAAACCCTCTTGTGAAGCTAGTACAACGGGCGGGGCCGCAAAGCACAGCTACAGTAGAAGCCAGCAAAGAACTGCTTGCATCGGCTGAGACACGAGACATCAGTTACCAGCAAGTGGCCACAGTGTTGCTCTATCTGGCCCTATCCACCGGATACAATGTCAAAAACTTTGTAGCAGCGTTGCGAGAGCATCGCGCTGGACAGCGGCTGGACTGGCAAGATGTCGTACACGCTTTCGACCGGGACCATCTGCGCATCGAGAAGAACCACTTCCTCGCAATTTACAACGCACTGCTTCCGATTGCCCAGGAAAACGAGGGCTTCGACATCCAGGCGCTATGGGGCGGGAACTGGCAGCACGATTTGACCCACTTGTACTTCTTGTTGTGTTATCTGGCGTGCACGCCCCAAGAGCTGGATGTCTCCCAGATACCACGACTGCGCGCTTCGTACTCGCTGGAGACTTTTGAGGGAGCCCCAGACGACGTCAAAGCGTTCGCAGAACAAGCTGTCAAACACCCATTTGTATCGCTTGATGCTACAGGAGCTCTCTTTACGATGATCTTCCGTACCTCGGAGACCTACCACACAGCCCAAATAATGGGGATCCCAGATCTAGTCATCAATCCGCATACAGCAGAGTTCCTGGTCGCGGCAGCAGCCGTGCCGAAGCCTTGGGGCGCCTTGCAGGAGCAAGCTTTGAAGCAGCTGTTCGACCCATACTTCCACAAGAAGCTACCGATCTACAACTTTGTTCTCTACGGCCTCTGGCAGCAAGATCTCCAATGGCTTGTTGATCGCTTCGTAGATGCCTACAACGCCGACCCCATGTCTCTCACACTTATTCTAGAACACGCCGAAGCCAACAACTGGTCGGAAACGTTGATCCGCAGCAACACGGACATCAGCTTGGATATGGCGGCACAAGCGCACGCACGTGGCAAATTCGAAATCGAGCCTTGGCTGCAACAGACCATCGAACAAGCCGGACCTCTTTTCCGACGCATCTTGACCAACTTTCTGACTCAGAGAGCTTCGGATGAGATGCAACGCGTGCGAGACGACCAGCACTCCCTCAGCCTGCCGCTCGCCGTCAAGACAGTATACCCGTTGCTCTGGTTCCTGGCGGAGTGCGGGCTGCCCGAGCATGAGCTCTTGCCCCTCCAACGCAATTGCATCCAAGCCTATCCTCGGCTCATCAATTACGGCGAAGGCGTGGACGACATCATCGATGCCAACGGCCAAAGTGGAAATGCTCTCCCAGGAGATGCCGACACCAAGATGCAAGAACATTTCAAGAACATGTACAGTGGCGAGAGCGACGTGCGTGACATCATATCAGTGTTGAAGAAGTACAAGGAGTCTCGCGACCCTGCGGAGCAAGAGCTGTTTGCTTGTATGATACACGGCCTTTTCGACGAGTACAACTGCTTCGGCGAATATCCTTTGGAAGCTCTGGCGACGACAGCAGTCCTTTTCGGCGGTATCATCAACTTCAATCTGCTGTCCAGGATTGCGCTTCAGGTTGGACTGGCCATGGTGCTGGAAGCTGTGCAAGAGTACAGGCCCGAGGATTCCATGTACAAATTTGGTCTCCAGGCTCTGCTTCATTTCTCCAGCCGACTGTCTGAATGGCCCAACTATTGCGACCAGCTTCTCATCGTTCCTGGTCTTCAAGGCACCGAGATCTTTGCTAAGGCGGAGGAGGTTGTTGGACAGCAGGAGGGCGAGGTCAACGGGGATGCGCACAACAGCGTCGGCCTCTCTAACGGGAACGGATTGGAAGACGCGCTTCAACAGGAGTCTGCGGTGACCAAGTTCTCTTGCCTCTATGTCGACCCCCCGCTGCACGGAGAGCTTTACGAAGAACCCGATGAGGATGTTCAGGATAAGGTGCTTTTCGTGCTGAACAACGTTTCCGAGCGCAACCTGCGCGATAAGATTAACGACCTCACCGAAGCCGTCGAAGAAAGGCACCATCAGTGGTTTGCCAACTATCTCGTCGAGGAGCGTGCGAAGATGCAACCAAACTTCCAACAGCTCTACCTAGATATGCTGGACCTGTTCAACAACCGGACACTGTGGGCTGAAGTCCTTCGTGAGACCTACGTCAGCGTTGTACGAATGCTCAACAACGATGGAACACTTGGTTCGACCGAGCGAGGTCACTTGAAGAACCTTGGGTCCTGGCTTGGTTCCCTTACAATCGCTCGCGATCAACCAATCAAATTCCGCAATATATCGTTCAAGGATCTGCTGACTGAGGGATACGACACGGACCGACTCCTTCTGGTTATCCCATTCACCTGCAAGGTACTAGTACAGGCTGCAAAGTCGACAGTCTTCAAACATCCAAATCCATGGTTGATGGAAATTCTCGGTGTGCTGATGGAGCTGTACCATTTTGCAGATCTCAAGTTGAATCAGAAGTTCGAGATTGAGGTCCTCTGCAAGGGGTTGGATCTGGATCACAAGGAGATCGAGCCCACGAATAGCATTCGAGCCCGACCGCAAGCTGACGAGGAATACTTGAACCCTATGGTAACAGATGGGCTCGATGCCTTTGGCGACTTGTCCATTATGAGTTTGAACCGTGCTCGAGGCCCGAGCGAGCGATTCTCGTCTGCGGCCATCACTGCAGCTCTGCCTGACTTCACAAACCAGCTGCAGTATCCTCCATCCGGCAATAGCGCCGTGCCTCCAGCACAGATCAAGAAGATCTTCCTCACGGCGGTCAATCAGGCTATCCAAGAGATTATCGCTCCAGTCGTTGAGCGCTCTGTTACAATCGCCGCCATCTCCACCTCACAACTCATAAGCAAAGACTTTGCGATGGAGCCTGACGAGGAGAAACTCCGGACCGCAGCACACACTGTTGTCAAAGCGCTGTCTGGTGCGTTGGCTCTAGTAACCTGCAAGGAGCCCCTACGCATGAGCATCCAGAACAACATCCGTATAATGGCTCGCGACCTCCCAGAACAGACCCTTCCCGAAGGTCATGTGGTCATGTTCGTCAATGACAATCTGGATTTGGTTTGCAACACTGTAGAACAGGCGGCCGAGATGTCTTCCCTGGCTGAGATCGATATGCAAGTTGAGGAGGCTGTCCGCATGCGTCGGATGTTCCGCAACACGCGACCGAACGAGCCATTCAAGGATGCGAACATCAGTCCTTGGGCTTTCTACATCCCTGAGCCCTACAAGCAAACAGCTGGAGGATTGAACAGAGAACAACTAGCAATCTACGAGGACTTTGGTCGACAGGCGAGGGGCCTTCCACACACGAACAACATCTCACAGGACAGTGGGCGCCAGGTTCCTGATGTACTTCAGGATCAGTTTGTCGCAGTGCCAAACCTGCCGACTCCCGGTGCCGCCCCTGCTGAGCCACGGCAACCTACGCAGCAGCCTCGACTGCAAAACCTTCAATCTGCACACGTGCCTCCTTCACAACAGCAGTTGAACGGCTATATGGATGGCCCCGTTCCTGCAGGTGGTCAACGTGGTGTTGAGGATCTTCTTGTAGAGCTGACGCAGGTCATAAAGGATGCATCCGAAGACCGCATTAGTGAGCTTCAACCCGGAAGCAGCGCTATACACCGCGTGTTCGACCAGCTCATCTCAAGCATCGAGTTTGCTGGACCCAACAAAGACTCATGGGCATTCCGGATCGCTGGACAGGTCACCAACCATCTGTTCTCCGACTCCCTGCAGCGTCTGGAGGTCGAGGTCATGGCGCATCTGCTAAGCCACCTCTGCCAGCTGTCTGTAACCACTTCACGTCAAGTACTCATGTGGCTTGCGACCCTTCATGATGACGACCGTATCTTCAAGGCCACCGTCATGGTCGCCTTGATGGAGGTTGGCTTAATGGACATGCATCGTCTGAACACCACCGTCGCTAAAGCGATCCAAGAGAGACGTGTCGCTGCTGTTGAGATGCTCTCTACGTTGATGGAGGAGCTGCTGCTTAGCGAGCACCCAAGCGCGTTCCGGGCTGACTTTGCTTTGTCTATCGATGCTCTTACCAACTGGCTAGCAGAAGACCCTTCACTCGAGGTTGGCAAGCGTGTTATCGCCAATCTACAAGCAGCTCCTGCTGAGGTATCCTTGACTCCACCTGCCACTGGACACAAAGATCAGCTAGAATACATCTTCGACGAGTGGGTTCACCTGCAGCTTCCAGAGACGCCAAAGAAGACGATTGGAGCGTTTATCTACCAACTCCACAAGCAAGACATCATGCAGAGTCAAGAGACCTCCATCGAGTTCATCCGCACCTGCATTGATGCCTCTGTCACTGCATACGAGCAGGAGCAGTCTCTGCCGTACGGCGCCGGAAACCTCGACACGGCCACCGTGAAGATTGATGCACTCGGTAAACTTATCGTGGACCTTGTCGCTTATCAGGAAGAACGTGAAACGGGTGCTAAAGAAAGCAAGGCGAGATACCTCGACCAAATGCTCGTCGTAACAGTCCTGGTGCTGTGCAACCACCACAACACTCGAGGAGATGCTTTCAATCAGAAGGTCTTCTTCCGATTATTTTCCACGATCCTGTTCCGCCTTAACGAGGCGACCAAGGAAGATACATTGGCGGAACACAAGGGCGAGCTCTTCCTCTGTGTTGCTAGGGCTCTCTTGATCCTGCAACCCAGTCATTTCCAGAGATTCACCTTCTCTTGGTTGACCCTTGTTGCTCACCGTATCTTCATTCCGGCAATGCTTGAGGGCGGCCAATCGGATGAGCGCTGGGATGTTTATGCCCGCCTCATGGAGACTCTTTTGGTCTTCACCGGACAGTTGATCAAGCCAACCGGAGAGACCATCATGGCCCAGAACTTTTACCGTGGCGTCTTGCGCGTCTTGCTTGTGATCCATCACGATTACCCTGAGTTCTTTGTTGAACATCATTTCCGTCTGTGCAACAGTATCCCAATGCATTGCACTCAGCTCCGGAATCTGATTGTTAGTGCCTACCCGTCCACCATCCTGGAGATGCCGGATCCATTTACAGCAGGGCTGAAGGTTGACCGACTTGAGAACAACCTCCAGTCACCTGTTGTTCGTACGGATATCGTGGAAATCCTCTCGAAAGCGGGCATCAAGACGACCATTGATAACCTGCTTAAAGCGTCTGAACCCAAGGCCCAGGATATTCGCAAGGTCTGCGATGCCATCTACTTCCCAGAGGCCAAAGAGAGTGGTTTCGAGCTAGTGCCGACCACTGCTGACCCAGCTCTTATCCATGCGCTCGTTCTCTACATTGGAGTCGCGACTCTAGGCACTGAAGCGACCAAGGCGCCATTGTTCGACTCAGAGAGCTCGGCTGCTAGATTGATGCTTAGGCTGGTCAAGGACTTCCACCCTGAAGCGAAGTTTCACTTCGTCAGCGCGATTGCCAACCAGCTGCGCTACCCGAACACTCACACACATTTCTTCAGCTACGCGCTGTTGCACCTCTTCGGCTCTCCCGACGATGATGAAGAAACGCTTGAGATCCAACAGACTATTACAAGAGTGCTTCTGGAACGTTTGCTTGTACATCGTCCTCACCCATGGGGGCTCATCATCACTTTGCTCGAGATCCTAAAGAATCGCACATATGCGTTCTGGGATCTGCCCTTCGTCAAGGCAGCACCTGAA GTCGAGCGTCTTCTCAACGCTTTGTTTACTCATGCTCAGCAGAGCCCCCGACCGCTAGCCTAG